The following are from one region of the Pseudorasbora parva isolate DD20220531a chromosome 12, ASM2467924v1, whole genome shotgun sequence genome:
- the ntan1 gene encoding protein N-terminal asparagine amidohydrolase isoform X2 — protein MCESAKQFVSRSPEPAEPEQLLYVQQREFASTTPADNSVSVLGSDDATTCHLVVLRHTGSGATCLAHCDGSSTWTEVPLIVNAVTSKSNPAKDGRLELHLVGGFDDDRKTSHSLSLSILAAFQKQKEDIHLETCCITDMNDVISEGIHRPAVYGIGVNVKTGHVFPASFTCRGPAEELRSARSFSGGQMVEVYDSSRELVRVGPCRWTPNSDMGFWLSQDDETILQFLSTSPYAEPPHFVQHIKSTIRFLLDHPSADGLFPGGQPQLYRRSEDGCWKRV, from the exons aTGTGT GAAAGTGCGAAGCAGTTTGTGTCCAGAAGTCCCGAGCCTGCGGAGCCTGAACAGCTCCTGTACGTCCAGCAGCGAGAGTTTGCTTCCACCACACCAGCGGACA ATTCGGTCTCCGTCCTGGGCTCCGATGATGCCACAACATGCCACTTAGTTGTGCTCCGACACACAG GCAGTGGAGCGACTTGCCTTGCACACTGTGATGGTTCCAGCACATGGACTGAAGTTCCTCTTATAGTCAATGCTGTCACCTCTAAAAGCAACCCCGCTAAAGATGGCAG ACTGGAGCTGCATCTTGTCGGGGGATTCGATGATGACAGAAAGACATCTCACTCACTCAGCCTTAGTATTCTGG CTGCCTTTCAGAAACAGAAGGAAGACATTCACCTGGAGACGTGCTGCATCACAG ACATGAATGACGTGATCTCAGAGGGGATTCACCGGCCCGCGGTGTATGGGATAG GTGTGAACGTTAAAACAGGTCACGTGTTTCCAGCCTCGTTTACATGTCGAGGGCCGGCGGAGGAGCTCCGGTCCGCTCGTTCCTTCTCTGGTGGACAG ATGGTTGAAGTGTACGATTCCAGCAGAGAGCTCGTGAGGGTCGGCCCGTGCAGATGGACCCCAAACAGTGACATGGGCTTCTGGCTGTCTCAGGATGATGAAACCATCCTACAG TTTTTATCCACGTCTCCGTACGCAGAACCTCCTCACTTTGTCCAGCACATCAAATCCACCATCCGGTTCCTGCTGGATCATCCGAGCGCAGACGGGCTGTTTCCAGGCGGACAGCCACAACTCTACCGCCGCTCTGAAGATGGCTGCTGGAAGAGAGTCTGA
- the ntan1 gene encoding protein N-terminal asparagine amidohydrolase isoform X1 gives MPLLTQNKRIERVNSTAEFFSKYPHLKESAKQFVSRSPEPAEPEQLLYVQQREFASTTPADNSVSVLGSDDATTCHLVVLRHTGSGATCLAHCDGSSTWTEVPLIVNAVTSKSNPAKDGRLELHLVGGFDDDRKTSHSLSLSILAAFQKQKEDIHLETCCITDMNDVISEGIHRPAVYGIGVNVKTGHVFPASFTCRGPAEELRSARSFSGGQMVEVYDSSRELVRVGPCRWTPNSDMGFWLSQDDETILQFLSTSPYAEPPHFVQHIKSTIRFLLDHPSADGLFPGGQPQLYRRSEDGCWKRV, from the exons ATGCCGCTGTTAACTCAGAATAAGCGAATAGAGCGCGTGAACTCAACCGCAGAATTCTTCAGCAAATATCCGCATTTGAAG GAAAGTGCGAAGCAGTTTGTGTCCAGAAGTCCCGAGCCTGCGGAGCCTGAACAGCTCCTGTACGTCCAGCAGCGAGAGTTTGCTTCCACCACACCAGCGGACA ATTCGGTCTCCGTCCTGGGCTCCGATGATGCCACAACATGCCACTTAGTTGTGCTCCGACACACAG GCAGTGGAGCGACTTGCCTTGCACACTGTGATGGTTCCAGCACATGGACTGAAGTTCCTCTTATAGTCAATGCTGTCACCTCTAAAAGCAACCCCGCTAAAGATGGCAG ACTGGAGCTGCATCTTGTCGGGGGATTCGATGATGACAGAAAGACATCTCACTCACTCAGCCTTAGTATTCTGG CTGCCTTTCAGAAACAGAAGGAAGACATTCACCTGGAGACGTGCTGCATCACAG ACATGAATGACGTGATCTCAGAGGGGATTCACCGGCCCGCGGTGTATGGGATAG GTGTGAACGTTAAAACAGGTCACGTGTTTCCAGCCTCGTTTACATGTCGAGGGCCGGCGGAGGAGCTCCGGTCCGCTCGTTCCTTCTCTGGTGGACAG ATGGTTGAAGTGTACGATTCCAGCAGAGAGCTCGTGAGGGTCGGCCCGTGCAGATGGACCCCAAACAGTGACATGGGCTTCTGGCTGTCTCAGGATGATGAAACCATCCTACAG TTTTTATCCACGTCTCCGTACGCAGAACCTCCTCACTTTGTCCAGCACATCAAATCCACCATCCGGTTCCTGCTGGATCATCCGAGCGCAGACGGGCTGTTTCCAGGCGGACAGCCACAACTCTACCGCCGCTCTGAAGATGGCTGCTGGAAGAGAGTCTGA
- the txnrd3 gene encoding thioredoxin reductase 3 has protein sequence MPPIENDAGREQIRLKIKELIDSNQVLVFSKSYCPFCVKVKDLFKELNVKCNTIELDLMEDGTNYQDLLHEMTGQKTVPNVFINKKHIGGCDNTMKAHKDGVLQKLLGEESEVYDYDLIVIGGGSGGLACSKEAAALGKKVMVLDYVVPTPKGTTWGLGGTCVNVGCIPKKLMHQTALLGTAMADARKFGWEFSEQVTHNWETMRTAVNNYIGSLNWGYRVSLRDKNVTYVNAYAEFVEPHKIKATNKRGKETFYTAARFILATGERPRYLGVPGDKEYCITSDDLFSLSYCPGKTLVIGASYVALECGGFLAGLGLDVTIMVRSILLRGFDQDMANRAGDYMETHGVKFLRKFVPTKIEELEAGTPGRLKVTAKSTESDEIYEGEFNTVLIAVGRDACTGKIGLDKAGVKVNAKNGKIPVNDEEQTNVPHIFAIGDILEGKWELTPVAIQAGRLLARRLYAGSSLKCDYVNVPTTVFTPMEYGSCGHAEEKALEIYGQENLEIYHSLFWPLEFTVPGRDNNRCYAKIICNKLDNDRVIGFHYLGPNAGEVTQGFGAAMKCGITKDQLDNTIGIHPTCAEIFTTMEVTKSSGGDITQSGC, from the exons ATGCCGCCCATCGAGAATGACGCGGGACGCGAGCAGATCCGATTGAAAATCAAAGAGCTGATCGATTCTAATCAAGTGCTGGTGTTCAGCAAGAGCTACTGTCCTTTCTGCGTCAAG GTGAAGGATCTCTTTAAAGAGCTGAATGTCAAGTGTAATACCATAGAGCTGGACCTGATGG AGGATGGAACCAACTACCAGGACTTGCTGCATGAGATGACTGGGCAGAAAACAGTCCCTAACGTCTTCATCAACAAGAAACACATCGGCGGCTGTGACAACACCATGAAG GCACACAAAGATGGCGTCCTGCAGAAGCTGTTGGGTGAAGAGAGCGAGGTGTACGATTATGATCTCATCGTCATCGGCGGGGGTTCTGGCGGTCTGGCATGTTCGAAG GAAGCAGCTGCCTTGGGCAAGAAGGTCATGGTTCTGGATTATGTTGTTCCCACACCAAAGGGCACAACCTGGG GTCTGGGCGGGACGTGTGTGAATGTGGGCTGTATTCCTAAGAAACTGATGCATCAGACGGCCCTGCTGGGGACAGCCATGGCGGACGCCCGCAAGTTTGGCTGGGAGTTCAGTGAGCAAG TGACTCACAACTGGGAGACGATGAGGACTGCGGTGAATAACTACATCGGTTCGTTGAATTGGGGCTACAGAGTTTCCCTACGAGACAAAAACGTCACTTACGTCAACGCCTACGCTGAGTTTGTGGAGCCACACAAGATCAAG GCCACAAACAAACGTGGTAAAGAGACGTTCTACACAGCAGCTAGGTTTATTCTGGCGACCGGAGAGCGGCCTCGTTACCTGGGCGTCCCAGGAGACAAAGAGTACTGCATCACCAG TGATGACCTGTTTTCATTGTCATACTGTCCTGGGAAGACTCTTGTTATCGGGGCGTCATATGTCGCTCTGGAGTGCGGGGGTTTCCTGGCCGGTTTGGGGCTGGACGTGACCATCATGGTTCGCTCCATTCTGCTGAGAGGATTCGACCAGGACATGGCCAACCGTGCAGGAGATTACATGGAGACACATGGGGTCAAATTCCTCAGGAAGTTTGTCCCGACCAAG ATCGAGGAACTGGAAGCTGGAACTCCAGGCCGACTTAAAGTGACGGCCAAATCAACCGAGAGTGACGAAATCTATGAAGGGGAATTCAACACT GTATTGATCGCAGTGGGTCGTGACGCCTGTACAGGAAAGATCGGTCTGGACAAGGCTGGAGTTAAAGTCAATGCCAA GAATGGGAAGATTCCAGTGAATGATGAGGAGCAGACCAATGTTCCTCACATCTTTGCCATTGGAGACATCCTGGAGGGGAAGTGGGAGCTCACGCCTGTGGCCATTCAGGCCGGGAGACTTCTGGCTCGCCGACTGTACGCTGGATCATCTTTGAAG TGCGATTATGTGAATGTTCCCACCACGGTCTTCACTCCTATGGAATACGGCAGCTGTGGTCACGCAGAGGAGAAGGCGCTGGAGATCTACGGACAGGAGAACCTCGAG ATCTATCACAGTTTGTTCTGGCCTCTGGAGTTCACCGTTCCCGGCCGAGACAACAACAGGTGCTACGCCAAGATCATCTGCAATAAACTTGACAAT GACCGTGTGATTGGCTTTCACTATCTGGGTCCTAATGCTGGAGAGGTCACACAGGGCTTCGGAGCAGCTATGAAATGTGGGATTACCAAAGATCAGCTGGACAACACCATTGGGATACACCCCACCTGTGCTGAG ATATTCACTACCATGGAGGTCACCAAAAGCTCCGGTGGTGACATCACTCAGTCGGGCTGCTGA